From the genome of Spodoptera frugiperda isolate SF20-4 chromosome 23, AGI-APGP_CSIRO_Sfru_2.0, whole genome shotgun sequence, one region includes:
- the LOC118266908 gene encoding late secretory pathway protein AVL9 homolog, which yields MSVISEPVLNIIVVGFHHKKGCQVEHCYPELVPGHPSELPAAWRHLPALALPDGSHNYLSDTIFFNLPGLTEPAHTVYGVSCFRQIPVEQVVQKTEDMTRSSVQKSVCVVCRAPLFGRLAVKLELVVRAWFLQGDFSQTKLLEDAYIHLNSCPVQMDQIVEGLSVQRLVENWRHKALLLFKLMLLRRKVLIYGSPAGPLSTALLTLVSLLPLCLENGLHRAANVVLSRPLSPIPATTIDNKLQTEPDTAEIAQEPLGQLPNGSHQIEELSPKETGNLLEEKDRVSRQSFDETLLGDTVDRSELSGSREKCHSIGEKYKPQKNVTEAQQSPTMARDMSVDGLHNLTEQIDQTECGFPLPLFEEGYLCLPYLSLQYLDLLSDPAVHGFVVGASNVLFKQKRQLFDVLVELNEMRIETSDMMLRRQLALGTEDLRFADHVVRHGPTQGDAWIREQFASYLIYLLRTSLLPEGSREIDSYNSQFMTAFKSTPAYQQWLMSTNNGDIESFINLMPMHPFSGQLSVADMKLKFAHTMSTTEGGRKVSAAVASTGRAVATTSRAVGGALSQARGALSGWWSALTAPAPADAAAEPELPPASELPAEPELLQSDERTNSDVEEADTDLQRDNRTQLRPDSPDPPDKSIDDTTINLNKIQVI from the exons ATGTCTGTCATAAGCGAACCAGTGCTCAACATCATTGTGGTGGGTTTCCACCACAAGAAAGGTTGCCAA GTGGAACACTGTTATCCGGAATTAGTGCCTGGCCACCCATCCGAGCTGCCAGCTGCTTGGCGACATTTGCCTGCCCTAGCCCTTCCAGATGGCTCCCACAACTATTTGTCCGACACAATATTCTTCAATTTGCCTGGACTTACAGAACCAGCACACACTGTGTATGGTGTGTCATGCTTCAGACAAATTCCTGTTGAG CAAGTTGTGCAAAAGACTGAGGACATGACTCGCAGCTCAGTGCAGAAgagtgtgtgtgttgtgtgcaGAGCTCCGCTGTTTGGCCGCCTCGCTGTCAAACTAGAGCTGGTAGTACGGGCCTGGTTCCTACAAGGAGATTTCTCACAAACAAAACTTCTAGAAGATGCATACATCCATCTTAACAGTTGCCCAGTACAGATGGATCAAATTGTTgaag GTTTATCAGTGCAGAGATTAGTAGAAAACTGGAGGCACAAAgcgttgttattatttaaactaatgCTGTTGAGGCGCAAAGTGCTTATCTATGGTTCCCCAGCTGGGCCTCTGTCTACAGCATTGTTAACTTTGGTATCTTTACTACCACTTTGCTTAGAAAATGGACTGCACCGTGCGGCAAATGTTGT CCTTTCCAGGCCATTGTCTCCTATTCCTGCTACAACTATTGATAATAAACTCCAAACAGAACCTGATACTGCTGAAATAGCACAAGAACCTCTGGGTCAATTACCTAATGGGTCACACCAGATTGAAGAACTCTCCCCTAAAGAGACCGGAAACCTTTTAGAGGAAAAAGATCGTGTCAGTAGACAAAGTTTTGATGAAACTCTACTGGGAGACACAGTGGATCGTTCAGAGTTGTCAGGATCTAGAGAAAAGTGTCACAGTATTGGCGAGAAATACAAACCTCAGAAAAATGTGACAGAAGCACAACAAAGCCCTACTATGGCTAGAGACATGAGTGTTGATGGTCTACACAATCTCACAGAGCAAATTGATCAAACTGAGTGCGGATTTCCTCTGCCCTTGTTTGAGGAAGGCTACCTTTGTCTACCTTATTTATCTTTGCAGTATCTAGATCTGTTATCTGACCCTGCCGTTCACGGTTTTGTTGTTGGAGCATCAAATGttcttttcaaacaaaaaaggCAATTATTTGATGTGTTGGTGGAGTTGAATGAAATGAGGATAGAGACCTCTGATATGATGCTTCGGAGACAGTTGGCTCTTGGTACTGAAGACCTTCGATTTGCTGACCATGTCGTACGGCATGGTCCGACGCAAGGTGATGCATGGATAAGAGAGCAGTTTGCaagttacttaatttatttactaaggACCTCTTTATTACCAG AAGGCAGTCGAGAGATTGATTCATACAATTCTCAATTCATGACAGCTTTCAAGTCAACTCCTGCATATCAACAGTGGTTGATGTCTACCAACAATGGAGATATAGAATCTTTTATCAATCTCATGCCCATGCACCCATTTTCCGGACAACTGTCTGTGGCTGATATGAAGTTAAAGTTTGCCCA CACAATGTCCACGACGGAGGGTGGCAGGAAGGTGAGCGCGGCGGTGGCCAGTACGGGGCGCGCCGTGGCCACCACCTCGCGTGCAGTGGGTGGCGCGCTGTCGCAGGCTCGCGGCGCTCTGTCGGGCTGGTGGAGTGCACTCACTGCGCCCGCGCCAGCAGACGCGGCCGCAGAGCCAGAGTTGCCGCCAGCATCCGAGTTGCCCGCAGAGCCCGAGCTACTTCAATCAGACGAGCGCACCAACTCCGATGTAGAGGAGGCCGACACCGACCTCCAGCGCGACAACAGAACACAGCTACGACCCGACAGCCCGGACCCACCTGACAAGTCTATAGACGACACCACCATCAATCTCAACAAAATACAGGTCATATAG